The following coding sequences lie in one Capnocytophaga stomatis genomic window:
- a CDS encoding DUF5687 family protein has translation MFKYFLTLEWKSFTRSASFGRSLALKIFMAFVAIYFLSAALLIGITIYPVLKETFPQQQPMHVFNNFIAIWLLWELTIRFMFQSLPVMNIKPLLINNIHRNKIIHYVLAKTIFSPFNLFAPLIFIPFGIWVIFSEDYSFLTVFCWWIAMFALVFLANFTNFILIKKFGENLKDLLPYARSILILIALEYFNIFSTTKFIGKSFNLLLDYPFLAVIPIISTLGIYTLNFNNLSKTLYLDSALKGKTEKVSTSNFEWLKRFGNIAPFLQLDLKLIWRNKRTKSVFWTCLIFVFYGLIFYPNPSFKDTQYFYVFVGIFVTGTFLINFGQFVPAWDSAYYSMLMSQNISLKQYLNSKAVLFYFSIIIAFIISTPYIYFGKHIFLINTSCALYNIGIGVPSVLFLGAYNKKRIDLDKRGFGNYQGTGMAQWIVSLPILLIPIILWLVVSIFFDNTIASIVLGLIGIIGLVFRNYFMNIIVKKYKSRKYIAISGFKEIQ, from the coding sequence ATGTTTAAATATTTTTTAACCCTCGAATGGAAATCTTTCACGCGTTCGGCAAGTTTTGGGAGAAGCCTTGCTTTGAAGATTTTTATGGCTTTTGTCGCTATTTACTTTCTGAGTGCCGCTCTTTTAATAGGAATCACCATTTATCCTGTTTTGAAAGAGACTTTTCCACAACAACAACCAATGCACGTTTTTAACAATTTTATTGCGATTTGGCTTTTGTGGGAATTAACAATTCGTTTTATGTTTCAATCGTTGCCTGTTATGAACATTAAACCTTTGTTAATAAACAATATACATCGCAATAAAATCATTCACTACGTACTTGCAAAAACCATTTTTTCTCCTTTTAATCTGTTTGCACCTTTAATTTTTATTCCGTTTGGAATATGGGTTATTTTTTCAGAAGATTATTCGTTTCTAACCGTTTTTTGTTGGTGGATTGCAATGTTTGCACTGGTTTTTTTAGCAAATTTCACAAATTTCATTTTGATTAAAAAATTTGGTGAAAATCTAAAAGATTTACTTCCTTATGCAAGAAGCATTCTGATTCTCATAGCTTTAGAATATTTCAACATATTTAGCACCACGAAATTTATTGGAAAATCATTCAATTTATTGCTTGATTATCCTTTTTTGGCTGTTATTCCTATAATATCAACTTTAGGAATTTACACACTGAATTTCAATAACTTATCAAAAACTTTATATCTGGATTCCGCCCTAAAAGGAAAAACCGAGAAAGTCAGTACATCAAACTTTGAATGGCTAAAACGATTTGGAAATATTGCTCCTTTCTTACAACTTGACTTAAAACTCATTTGGCGTAACAAACGCACCAAATCTGTTTTTTGGACTTGCCTGATTTTCGTGTTTTATGGCTTGATATTTTATCCAAATCCATCTTTTAAAGATACGCAATATTTTTATGTTTTTGTTGGCATTTTCGTAACGGGAACATTTTTGATTAATTTCGGACAATTCGTACCCGCCTGGGACAGTGCATATTATTCGATGCTAATGTCACAAAACATCTCATTAAAGCAATATTTAAACTCAAAGGCTGTATTGTTCTATTTTTCAATTATTATTGCATTTATCATTTCAACTCCTTACATTTATTTCGGCAAACATATTTTTCTAATCAACACATCTTGTGCTCTTTACAATATTGGAATTGGAGTTCCTTCCGTTCTTTTCTTAGGAGCTTATAACAAAAAACGTATCGATTTGGATAAACGTGGTTTTGGAAATTATCAAGGTACAGGAATGGCACAGTGGATTGTTTCGTTACCTATACTACTCATTCCCATAATTTTATGGCTTGTTGTTAGTATTTTCTTTGATAATACGATTGCTTCCATAGTTCTTGGTTTGATAGGAATCATAGGTCTGGTTTTCAGAAATTATTTTATGAACATCATTGTAAAGAAATATAAATCAAGAAAATACATCGCCATAAGCGGATTCAAAGAAATTCAGTAA
- a CDS encoding ABC transporter ATP-binding protein: MIEVKNLSKTYGGTTVLNIPDLTIKKGESFGLVGNNGAGKTTFFSLLLDLIQPTTGNITNNGIQVNISENWKPFTSAFIDESFLIGYLTAEEYFYFIGEIRGQNKADIDNHIQKYSDFFNDEILGKQKYLRDLSKGNQKKVGIIASLIGNPQVIILDEPFANLDPTTQIRLKKMIKELTENKEVTILISSHDLLHTVEVSDRIVVLNKGLIVKDIQTSEETLKELETFFKID, from the coding sequence ATGATTGAAGTAAAAAATCTTAGCAAAACATACGGTGGCACAACTGTACTCAACATTCCTGATTTGACCATAAAAAAAGGAGAAAGTTTTGGTCTTGTTGGGAACAACGGTGCCGGAAAAACAACTTTTTTCAGTTTATTGCTCGACCTTATTCAGCCCACAACTGGCAATATTACAAATAATGGAATTCAGGTCAATATCAGTGAAAATTGGAAACCATTCACATCAGCTTTTATTGATGAAAGTTTCCTAATCGGATACTTAACCGCAGAAGAATATTTTTATTTCATAGGAGAAATTCGCGGGCAAAATAAAGCAGATATTGACAACCATATCCAAAAATACAGCGATTTTTTTAACGACGAAATTTTAGGAAAACAAAAATATTTGAGAGATTTATCCAAAGGAAATCAGAAAAAAGTAGGAATAATCGCTTCTCTCATCGGGAATCCTCAGGTTATCATTCTTGATGAACCTTTCGCTAATTTAGATCCTACCACTCAAATTCGACTTAAAAAAATGATTAAAGAATTAACTGAAAATAAAGAAGTTACAATCCTTATTTCGAGCCACGATTTACTGCATACCGTAGAAGTTTCAGACCGAATTGTAGTTTTAAACAAAGGGCTAATTGTTAAAGATATCCAAACTTCTGAAGAAACACTCAAAGAATTGGAAACTTTTTTCAAAATTGACTAA
- the rplI gene encoding 50S ribosomal protein L9: MEIILKQDVQNLGFKDDVVTVKNGYARNYLIPQGFAILATPSAKKVLAENLKQRAYKEQHIVDEAKKVAKSLGALTMKIIAKVGSGDKLFGSINNSDLAEELAKAGHAIDKKFITIAGNTIKRTGKYTASIRLHREVVVDFPFEVAAEIQKVEKPAEKPVEKSEEKTENE, encoded by the coding sequence ATGGAGATTATATTAAAACAAGACGTACAAAACTTAGGTTTTAAAGACGATGTCGTAACAGTGAAAAATGGTTACGCTCGCAATTACTTAATACCACAAGGATTCGCAATTTTAGCTACTCCATCGGCTAAAAAAGTATTGGCTGAGAACTTGAAACAAAGAGCTTACAAAGAGCAACATATCGTTGATGAGGCTAAAAAAGTAGCTAAATCATTAGGTGCTTTGACAATGAAAATCATTGCAAAAGTAGGTTCAGGAGATAAATTGTTTGGATCAATCAATAATTCTGACTTAGCAGAAGAATTAGCAAAAGCAGGTCACGCAATTGATAAGAAATTTATCACAATTGCAGGTAATACAATCAAAAGAACAGGAAAATATACAGCTTCTATCCGTTTGCACAGAGAGGTTGTTGTCGATTTCCCGTTTGAGGTTGCTGCTGAAATTCAGAAAGTTGAAAAACCAGCTGAGAAACCTGTTGAAAAATCAGAAGAAAAAACAGAAAACGAATAA
- the rpsR gene encoding 30S ribosomal protein S18, protein MSIEQQAKGKKDGEIKYLTPLNIDTSKQKKYCRFKKSGIKYIDYKDADFLLKFVNEQGKLLPRRLTGTSLKYQRKVAVAVKRARHLALMPYVADLLK, encoded by the coding sequence ATGTCAATCGAACAACAAGCAAAAGGAAAAAAAGATGGAGAAATTAAGTATTTAACTCCATTAAACATAGACACTTCAAAACAAAAAAAATACTGTCGCTTTAAAAAATCAGGAATCAAGTACATCGATTACAAAGATGCTGATTTCTTGTTGAAATTTGTGAACGAACAAGGTAAATTGTTACCAAGAAGACTTACAGGAACTTCTTTGAAATATCAACGTAAAGTTGCTGTTGCTGTGAAAAGAGCACGTCACTTAGCATTAATGCCTTACGTAGCAGATTTATTAAAATAA
- the rpsF gene encoding 30S ribosomal protein S6 yields the protein MNHYETVFILNPVLSEQQIKEAVEKFENFLTARGAEFVAKENWGLKKLAYPIQNKKSGFYHLFEFKVAGEVIDAFELEFRRDERVMRYLTVKLDKHAVAWAEKRRVKLNTKKA from the coding sequence ATGAATCATTACGAAACTGTTTTCATTTTGAATCCCGTTTTATCTGAACAACAGATAAAGGAAGCAGTAGAAAAGTTTGAAAATTTTCTTACAGCAAGGGGAGCAGAATTTGTAGCAAAAGAGAATTGGGGCTTGAAAAAATTGGCTTACCCTATCCAAAACAAAAAAAGTGGTTTCTATCACTTGTTTGAGTTCAAAGTAGCTGGTGAAGTTATTGATGCTTTTGAATTGGAATTCAGACGTGACGAGCGTGTAATGCGTTATTTAACAGTGAAATTGGACAAACACGCTGTTGCGTGGGCTGAAAAAAGAAGAGTAAAGTTGAACACTAAAAAAGCGTAA
- a CDS encoding DUF6138 family protein: MNQEQQKNIVKQIFDGVKFVFEAKKNQYKGEKPYSKCRIQEGYFDYLRISVLKNEVKYSLYDFSWDSYEHKLKISELDSIFKADFAIIAKEIAEKVQHFFLDSTNQPLFQYKLRLILDFESKMNDVNGKPLLLADRIYSETFYFEDINRKTELQNVLKDYIQKLVFESKIKVKNEREVRVLCDHLTDFGLMECSESETIEIIEKLFGIMQLSENKSLFSDFKSSIIFNLREWSEKEFLPLYCDVVGNDWSKEYVLKKDFSFENINENKLELYVYQAYLKIKHKDGYVQFAQQELQRAAKDFGSVKAQMYLKKGTGTLPDSLIYFKDTDLECKANDVFAQVEIKLKNETADSYGKALDFLIKLLKGGFSESYYIKFSSKGEKKFLPIKGLAKSATHRFFAQALQFAELYPKLEQYAQTAMKEFEWYEDVEEGEKSCMPGSYVVFGLGLQSEKYFPLVKKYLDVVDDEHQLVHYDFLEAFIEKWGITEKSLPIICKGALSGQFQKPFKNISKQMKEEYKELIDSFLLKRKPHEKEIIEYMIFGKRR, encoded by the coding sequence ATGAATCAAGAACAACAAAAAAATATTGTAAAGCAAATATTTGATGGTGTGAAATTTGTCTTCGAAGCAAAGAAGAATCAATACAAAGGTGAAAAACCATATTCAAAGTGTCGTATTCAGGAAGGATATTTTGATTATTTGCGAATTTCAGTCTTAAAAAACGAAGTTAAATATTCGCTTTATGATTTTAGTTGGGATTCTTATGAACATAAATTGAAAATTTCCGAATTAGATAGCATTTTTAAAGCTGATTTTGCTATTATTGCAAAAGAAATTGCGGAAAAAGTACAACATTTTTTCTTGGATTCAACAAATCAACCTCTTTTTCAATATAAATTAAGATTGATTTTGGACTTTGAAAGCAAAATGAATGATGTAAACGGAAAACCTTTACTTTTAGCTGACCGAATTTATTCTGAAACTTTCTATTTTGAGGACATCAATCGTAAAACAGAACTTCAAAATGTACTGAAAGATTATATTCAAAAGTTAGTTTTTGAATCAAAAATAAAGGTAAAAAACGAACGTGAAGTTAGAGTTCTCTGTGATCATTTAACTGATTTTGGTTTGATGGAATGTTCGGAAAGTGAAACCATAGAAATCATTGAAAAATTATTTGGAATAATGCAACTTTCTGAAAATAAATCTCTTTTTTCCGATTTTAAAAGTAGTATCATTTTTAATTTAAGAGAATGGTCGGAAAAGGAATTTTTACCTCTGTATTGTGATGTAGTGGGCAATGATTGGAGTAAGGAATATGTACTGAAAAAAGATTTTTCGTTTGAAAACATAAATGAAAATAAGCTGGAACTTTATGTGTATCAGGCATATTTGAAAATAAAACATAAAGACGGTTATGTTCAGTTTGCTCAGCAAGAATTGCAACGTGCAGCTAAAGATTTTGGTTCGGTAAAAGCTCAAATGTATCTCAAAAAAGGAACAGGAACGCTTCCCGATTCACTCATTTATTTTAAGGATACAGACTTGGAATGCAAAGCTAACGATGTATTTGCACAAGTGGAAATTAAATTGAAAAACGAAACTGCTGATAGTTATGGCAAAGCACTTGATTTTTTGATTAAATTGCTAAAAGGAGGATTTTCAGAGAGTTATTACATCAAGTTTTCGTCCAAAGGAGAGAAGAAATTTTTGCCGATTAAGGGGCTTGCCAAGTCTGCCACACACCGATTTTTTGCTCAAGCTCTTCAATTTGCCGAATTGTATCCGAAGTTAGAACAATACGCTCAAACAGCAATGAAAGAGTTTGAATGGTATGAAGATGTTGAGGAAGGTGAAAAAAGTTGTATGCCAGGTTCTTATGTCGTTTTTGGCTTAGGATTGCAAAGCGAAAAATATTTTCCGTTAGTAAAAAAATATCTTGATGTGGTTGATGATGAACATCAGTTGGTGCATTATGATTTTCTGGAGGCATTTATTGAAAAGTGGGGAATTACAGAAAAATCGTTACCTATTATTTGTAAAGGAGCTTTGTCGGGGCAATTTCAAAAACCTTTCAAAAATATTTCAAAACAAATGAAAGAAGAATATAAAGAATTGATAGATAGTTTTTTATTGAAACGAAAACCTCACGAAAAAGAAATTATTGAATATATGATTTTTGGAAAAAGAAGATAA
- the rsmG gene encoding 16S rRNA (guanine(527)-N(7))-methyltransferase RsmG, whose product MELISKYFKNLTEKQIAQFEKLKPVYEQWNAKINVISRKDMDLFYERHVLHSLAIAKVMPFLPDSEVLDVGTGGGFPGVPLAILFPQTKFTLVDSIGKKIKVVEEVCKELDIDNVTSINSRVEQIDKKFDFVVSRAVTQMPEFVKWVKGKIKKSSKHSLDNGILYLKGGDLTEELASFKNVHLYEISDFFSEEFFQTKKVVYLKN is encoded by the coding sequence ATGGAACTTATCAGCAAATATTTCAAGAACTTAACAGAAAAACAAATCGCTCAGTTTGAAAAATTGAAACCTGTGTATGAGCAGTGGAATGCCAAAATAAATGTGATTTCCAGAAAGGATATGGACTTATTTTACGAGCGACACGTTTTGCATTCGTTGGCAATAGCAAAGGTAATGCCCTTTCTTCCTGATAGTGAAGTTCTTGATGTGGGAACGGGAGGCGGTTTTCCGGGAGTTCCGTTGGCGATTCTGTTTCCGCAGACAAAATTTACTTTGGTTGATTCTATCGGGAAGAAAATAAAAGTAGTGGAAGAAGTTTGTAAAGAGCTTGATATTGATAATGTTACGTCAATTAATAGTCGTGTGGAGCAAATCGATAAAAAGTTTGATTTTGTTGTAAGTAGGGCTGTGACGCAAATGCCTGAATTTGTGAAGTGGGTGAAAGGAAAGATAAAGAAAAGTTCGAAACATTCGTTGGATAATGGGATTTTATACTTGAAAGGAGGCGATTTAACTGAGGAGTTGGCCTCTTTTAAAAATGTACATTTGTACGAAATATCTGATTTTTTTTCGGAAGAATTTTTTCAAACCAAAAAAGTAGTTTACCTTAAAAATTAA
- a CDS encoding pyridoxal phosphate-dependent aminotransferase has product MQQFLSDRINNMETSATLAMAAKTRELKSQGKDIIGLSLGEPDFNIPDFIKEAAIKAINQNYSKYSPVDGYADLKEAICEKFKRDNNLIYKPSQISVSTGAKQCLANVALVMINAGDEVIFPAPYWVSYKDIVKIAEGVPVEVHTTIENDFKITPEQLEAAITPKTKMVWFNSPCNPSGSVYSREELEGLAKVLRKYPNIFILSDEIYEHINFVGNHTSFAEIDGMYDRTITVNGVSKAFAMTGWRIGYIGAPEWIAKACTKMQGQITSGANSIAQRATIAAVKAPVSKIQYMIDEFKKRRDLVLDLLSDVKGFKLNVPEGAFYVFPDISYFFGKTLRGKAINSASDFSLYLLEEAGVATVTGEAFGDDKCIRISYAASEKELREAIKRIKEVCS; this is encoded by the coding sequence ATGCAACAATTTTTATCTGACCGAATTAACAATATGGAAACCTCTGCCACATTGGCTATGGCGGCAAAGACACGTGAGCTGAAATCGCAAGGAAAAGACATCATCGGGCTAAGTTTGGGCGAACCCGATTTTAATATTCCTGACTTCATTAAAGAAGCTGCTATTAAGGCTATTAACCAAAATTACAGCAAATATTCTCCCGTGGATGGATATGCTGATTTGAAAGAAGCTATTTGTGAGAAATTCAAACGTGATAACAATTTGATTTACAAGCCTTCACAAATCAGTGTTTCAACCGGAGCAAAACAATGCTTGGCGAATGTAGCTTTGGTAATGATAAATGCCGGCGATGAGGTGATTTTTCCGGCACCTTACTGGGTAAGTTATAAAGATATCGTAAAAATTGCAGAAGGCGTTCCGGTTGAAGTTCATACTACCATCGAAAATGATTTTAAAATCACTCCGGAACAACTTGAGGCAGCCATCACACCAAAAACAAAAATGGTTTGGTTCAATTCGCCTTGTAATCCAAGTGGTTCGGTATATAGTCGGGAAGAATTGGAAGGCTTAGCAAAAGTACTTCGAAAATACCCAAATATTTTTATCCTTTCTGATGAAATTTACGAACATATCAATTTTGTAGGAAATCATACAAGTTTCGCTGAAATTGACGGGATGTACGACAGAACCATCACTGTTAATGGCGTATCGAAAGCATTTGCTATGACAGGATGGCGTATCGGTTACATTGGTGCTCCCGAATGGATTGCCAAAGCGTGTACGAAAATGCAAGGACAAATTACCAGCGGAGCAAATTCCATCGCTCAACGGGCTACAATTGCTGCTGTAAAAGCTCCTGTAAGCAAAATTCAATATATGATTGATGAATTTAAAAAACGTCGTGATTTGGTTTTAGATTTGCTGAGCGATGTAAAAGGATTCAAATTAAATGTTCCTGAAGGAGCTTTCTACGTTTTTCCTGATATTTCATATTTCTTCGGAAAAACATTACGCGGAAAAGCTATCAATTCTGCCTCCGATTTTTCACTTTATTTACTGGAAGAAGCCGGAGTGGCAACCGTTACAGGCGAGGCTTTCGGAGATGATAAATGCATCCGAATTTCGTACGCTGCTTCTGAAAAAGAACTTCGTGAGGCTATAAAACGAATTAAAGAAGTTTGTTCCTAA